From the Lolium rigidum isolate FL_2022 chromosome 2, APGP_CSIRO_Lrig_0.1, whole genome shotgun sequence genome, one window contains:
- the LOC124689517 gene encoding MDIS1-interacting receptor like kinase 1-like gives MAARVAVLLLLVALSVIFFTGNVGAAGSDEGAALLALKAGFVDPLGVLDDWKTASLHCRWTGVRCNAAGLVDGLDLAGRNLSGSISGDLLRLPALAILNISSNSFAAALPKSLSPLSSLQVFDVSQNSFEGSFPAGLGSCADLVAVNGSGNNFVGPLPVDLANATSLESIDMRGAFFSGHIPAAYGRLAKLKFLGLSGNNIGGKIPSELGEMEALESLLIGYNELEGPIPPELGNLASLQYLDLAIGNLNGAIPPEIGRLPALTELYLYKNKLVGKIPPELGNASSLVFLDLSDNLLTGPIPAEMAHLSNLQLLNLMCNHLNGAVPAAIADMPELQVLELWNNSLSGPLPSALGQNSPLQWVDVSSNAFTGGIPAGICDGKALAKLIMFRNGFTGEIPAGVASCASLERVRAQGNRLNGTIPAGFGKLPLLERLELAGNDLSGEIPGDLASSTSLSFIDVSRNRLQGSLPSSLFSIAGLQSFLASGNLITGELPDEFQDCPALGALDLLGNRLVGKIPSSLASCQRLVNLNLQHNGLTGEIPPALAKMPALAILDLSSNFLTGGIPDNFGNSPALETLNLANNNLTGPVPGNGVLRTINPSELAGNAGLCGGVLPPCSGSRAAGLSRARGSGSARIRHAALGWLVGTVAVVAAFTALFGGWHAYRRWYVVGGAGEYSSGAWPWRLTAFQRLGFTCADVLACIKESNVVGMGATGVVYKAELPRARAVIAVKKLWRPAASDANVDLTADVLKEVGLLGRLRHRNIVRLLGYIHNDADAMMLYEFMPNGSLWEALHGGTPETRTMLVDWVSRYDVAAGVAQGLAYLHHDCHPPVLHRDIKSNNILLDADMQARVADFGLARALARSGESVSVVAGSYGYIAPEYGYTLKVDQKSDIYSYGVVLMELITGRRAVEAAFGEGQDIVGWVRDKIRSNTVEEHLDPLVGGGCAHVREEMLLVLRIAVLCTAKLPRDRPSMRDVLTMLGEAKPRRKSGSSATASNAAVVATVVDKDKPVFSTTPDSV, from the coding sequence ATGGCGGCAAGAGTGGCAGTACTTCTGTTACTAGTGGCATTGTCTGTCATCTTCTTCACCGGCAATGTCGGCGCAGCCGGCAGCGACGAGGGGGCGGCGTTGCTGGCGCTCAAGGCGGGCTTCGTGGACCCGCTGGGCGTGCTCGACGACTGGAAGACAGCCTCGCTGCATTGCCGCTGGACCGGCGTCCGGTGCAACGCCGCCggcctcgtcgacgggctcgaccTCGCCGGGAGGAACCTGAGCGGCTCCATCTCGGGCGACCTGCTCCGGCTGCCGGCGCTGGCGATTCTCAACATCTCCTCCAACTCCTTCGCCGCCGCGCTGCCCAAGTCCCTCTCGCCCCTGTCGAGTCTCCAGGTGTTCGACGTGAGCCAGAACTCCTTCGAGGGCAGCTTCCCCGCTGGCCTCGGGTCGTGCGCGGACCTCGTCGCCGTCAACGGCTCCGGCAACAACTTCGTCGGGCCCCTTCCCGTGGACCTCGCGAACGCCACGTCGCTCGAGAGCATCGACATGAGGGGCGCGTTCTTCAGCGGCCACATCCCGGCGGCGTACGGTAGGCTCGCCAAGCTCAAGTTCTTGGGCCTCTCCGGCAACAACATCGGCGGCAAGATCCCTTCGGAGCTCGGGGAGATGGAGGCGCTCGAGAGCCTCCTCATtgggtacaatgagctcgaggggCCCATCCCGCCGGAGCTCGGCAACCTCGCCAGCCTCCAGTACCTCGACCTCGCCATCGGGAACCTCAACGGCGCGATCCCGCCGGAGATCGGGAGGCTTCCGGCACTCACCGAGCTTTACCTTTACAAGAACAAGCTCGTGGGAAAGATCCCGCCGGAGCTCGGCAACGCCTCGTCGCTGGTCTTCCTCGACCTGTCGGACAACCTGCTCACCGGCCCGATCCCCGCCGAGATGGCGCACCTGAGCAACCTGCAGCTGCTCAACCTCATGTGCAACCACCTCAACGGCGCGGTGCCTGCGGCTATCGCCGACATGCCGGAGCTCCAAGTGCTCGAGCTCTGGAACAACTCGTTATCGGGCCCGCTCCCGTCGGCGCTCGGCCAGAACTCGCCGCTGCAGTGGGTGGACGTGTCGTCGAACGCCTTCACCGGCGGCATACCCGCCGGGATCTGTGACGGCAAGGCGCTGGCCAAGCTGATCATGTTCAGGAATGGGTTCACCGGCGAGATCCCCGCCGGCGTAGCGTCGTGCGCGTCGCTGGAGCGCGTGCGCGCGCAAGGCAACCGGCTCAACGGCACGATCCCCGCCGGGTTCGGGAAGCTGCCGCTTCTGGAGCGGCTAGAGCTCGCCGGCAACGACCTGTCAGGCGAGATCCCCGGCGACCTCGCGTCGTCGACGTCGCTGTCGTTCATCGACGTATCGCGCAACCGGCTGCAGGGCTCGCTGCcatcaagcctcttcagcatcgcGGGGTTGCAGAGCTTCTTGGCTTCTGGCAACTTGATCACCGGCGAGCTCCCTGACGAGTTCCAGGACTGCCCGGCTCTGGGAGCGCTGGACCTGTTGGGCAACCGGCTCGTTGGCAAGATCCCGTCGAGCCTCGCCTCGTGCCAGAGGCTTGTCAACCTGAACCTCCAGCACAACGGGCTCACCGGCGAGATACCGCCGGCGCTGGCCAAGATGCCGGCGCTCGCCATTCTCGATCTGTCGAGCAACTTCTTGACTGGCGGCATACCGGACAACTTCGGGAACTCGCCAGCGCTGGAAACGCTCAACCTGGCTAACAACAACCTCACGGGTCCTGTTCCGGGGAACGGCGTCCTGCGcacgatcaaccccagcgagctgGCCGGCAACGCCGGGCTGTGCGGTGGCGTACTCCCGCCGTGCTCCGGGAGCCGCGCCGCTGGTCTGTCACGCGCACGTGGCAGCGGCAGCGCACGTATCAGGCACGCCGCGTTGGGGTGGCTCGTGGGGACGGTCGCCGTGGTCGCCGCGTTCACGGCTCTGTTCGGTGGGTGGCACGCCTACCGGCGGTGGTACGtggtcggcggcgcgggggaGTACAGCTCCGGGGCGTGGCCGTGGCGACTGACGGCGTTCCAGCGGCTGGGTTTCACGTGCGCCGACGTGCTCGCGTGCATCAAGGAGTCGAACGTGGTCGGCATGGGCGCCACCGGCGTCGTGTACAAGGCCGAGCTCCCGCGTGCCCGCGCCGTGATCGCCGTCAAGAAGCTCTGGCGCCCTGCCGCATCCGACGCCAACGTCGACCTCACCGCCGACGTCCTAAAGGAGGTGGGCCTCCTGGGCCGGCTCCGGCACCGGAACATCGTGCGGCTCCTCGGGTACATTCACAACGACGCGGACGCCATGATGCTGTACGAGTTCATGCCCAACGGGAGCCTGTGGGAGGCGCTGCACGGCGGGACACCGGAGACGAGGACGATGCTGGTAGACTGGGTGTCCCGGTACGACGTGGCCGCCGGTGTTGCCCAGGGGCTCGCGTACCTCCACCACGACTGCCACCCGCCGGTGCTCCACCGGGACATCAAGTCCAACAACATCCTCCTCGACGCCGACATGCAGGCCCGCGTGGCCGACTTCGGCCTGGCCCGCGCGCTGGCCCGCTCCGGCGAGTCGGTGTCCGTCGTAGCCGGCTCCTACGGCTACATCGCGCCGGAGTACGGGTACACGCTGAAGGTGGACCAGAAGAGCGACATCTACAGCTACGGGGTGGTGCTGATGGAGCTCATCACGGGgaggagggcggtggaggcggcgtTCGGGGAAGGGCAGGACATCGTGGGGTGGGTCAGGGACAAGATCCGGAGCAACACGGTGGAGGAGCACCTCGACCCGCTCGTCGGCGGCGGATGCGCGCACGTCAGGGAGGAGATGCTCCTCGTGCTCCGCATCGCCGTGCTCTGCACCGCCAAGCTGCCCAGGGACCGCCCGTCCATGCGCGACGTGCTCACCATGCTCGGCGAGGCCAAGCCGCGCCGCAAGAGCGGGAGCTCTGCCACCGCCAGCAATGCCGCCGTCGTCGCAACCGTCGTGGACAAGGACAAGCCGGTGTTCAGCACCACGCCCGACTCCGTCTGA
- the LOC124689518 gene encoding predicted GPI-anchored protein 23, translating into MADIKQSFEAGQSEAKHADQVGHAAEAVHDAAASAVEGGSLQAHRAAETVQEAGEHATHAAAGVAGAAADAAAGAAGAAADAAAGAAGAAADAAAGATGAAQ; encoded by the exons ATGGCTGACATCAAGCAATCCTTCGAGGCCGGCCAGTCCGAGGCCAAGCATGCG GACCAGGTGGGCCACGCCGCCGAGGCCGTGcacgacgccgccgcctccgccgttgAGGGCGGGAGCCTGCAGGCGCACCGCGCCGCCGAGACCGTCCAGGAG GCCGGCGAGCATGCCACCCACGCGGCGGCCGGCGTTGCCGGAGCTGCGGCAGATGCGGCGGCAGGCGCTGCCGGTGCCGCAGCAGACGCGGCGGCCGGCGCTGCCGGTgctgcggcggacgcggcggcaggCGCCACGGGCGCTGCCCAGTGA